From one Motacilla alba alba isolate MOTALB_02 chromosome 8, Motacilla_alba_V1.0_pri, whole genome shotgun sequence genomic stretch:
- the LRRC8B gene encoding volume-regulated anion channel subunit LRRC8B, producing MITLTELKCLADAQSSYHILKPWWDVFWYYLTMIMLLLAVLAGALQLTQTRVLCCLPCKLEFDNHCAVPWDLVKANLNMSASSTAPIIIPLKIQNYLHRQQYSYIDAVCYERQLHWFAKFFPYLVLLHTFIFAACSNFWLYYPSTSSRLEHFVAVLQKCFDSPWTTRALSETVAEQSARKLPIAKSKTVISSPQCSGDIGASRQSLPYSQHGLETTGRENSSVLDKKEGEQAKAIFEKVKKFRVHAEEKDVVYTVYMKQIIVKVFVVVVIVIYVPYYLSFITLEIDCVVNVQAFTGYKRYQCVYSLAEIFKVLASFYVVLVIFYGLTCTYSLWWMLRSSLKQYSFEKLREKSNYTDIPDVKNDFAFILHLADQYDPLYSQRFSIFLSDLSENELKQINLNNEWSVEKLKNKLVRNSQDKTELHLFMLNGLPDSVFELTEIEVLSLELIPEAKLPSAVTQLVNLKELNVYHSSLTMDYPAVNFLEENLKTLRLKSSEMGRIPFWVFHLKNLQELCLTGYFMLDHHNSIYNDGFQGLKNLRSIHLKNNLSRIPQVITDLLPSLQHLSINNEGNKLIVLNNLKKLVNLRTLELICCDLERIPHSIFTLNNLHEIDLKENNLRTVEEIISFQHLKNLSCLKLWHNSISYVPVQIGALSNLEQLYLNYNNIKNVPLQLFLCRKLHYLDLSYNKLTSIPEEIGYLTNLQYLALTKNHIEMLPDGLFQCKKLQFLLLGNNSLMHLSPFVGQLLNLVQLELIGNYLESLPAELEECQLLKRNNLIVEERLLKTLPPRVRERLQACSDKS from the exons ATGATCACGCTAACAGAACTCAAATGCTTAGCAGATGCCCAGTCATCCTACCACATACTAAAACCATGGTGGGATGTCTTCTGGTATTACCTCACCATGATAATGCTGCTACTTGCTGTGCTTGCTGGGGCTCTCCAGCTTACTCAAACCAGAGTATTGTGTTGTCTTCCTTGCAAGCTAGAATTTGACAATCATTGTGCTGTGCCTTGGGATTTAGTTAAAGCCAACCTTAACATGTCAGCTAGCTCGACAGCACCGATAATCATCCCGCTTAAAATCCAGAATTATCTCCATCGGCAGCAGTATTCCTACATCGATGCAGTATGTTATGAGCGACAGCTTCACTGGTTTGCCAAATTTTTTCCATACCTAGTGCTTTTGCATACCTTTATTTTTGCAGCTTGCAGTAATTTCTGGCTTTACTATCCCAGTACAAGCTCCAGGCTTGAGCACTTTGTAGCCGTTCTTCAGAAGTGTTTTGACTCTCCCTGGACAACGCGTGCCCTCTCAGAAACAGTTGCTGAGCAGTCTGCGAGGAAGTTGCCAATAGCCAAATCAAAAACAGTGATTTCATCACCTCAGTGTTCAGGAGACATAGGGGCCAGCAGACAGTCCCTGCCATATTCACAGCATGGCTTGGAAACAACGGGAAGAGAAAATTCCAGTGTTCTTGACAAAAAAGAAGGGGAACAAGCTAAAGCTATATTtgaaaaagtgaagaaattcAGAGTACATGCTGAAGAAAAGGATGTCGTATACACCGTGTATATGAAACAGATTATAGTGAAAGTCTTTGTAGTTGTCGTAATAGTAATTTATGTCCCCTATTATTTATCATTTATTACACTTGAAATTGATTGTGTAGTTAACGTTCAAGCCTTTACAGGCTACAAAAGGTACCAGTGTGTTTATTCGCTAgcagaaatttttaaagttttggcTTCATTTTATGTTGTTTTGGTGATCTTCTATGGATTAACTTGTACTTATAGTTTGTGGTGGATGTTACGAAGCTCACTTAAGCAATACTCTTTTGAGAAGTTGAGAGAGAAAAGTAATTACACTGATATACCTGATGTGAAGAATGACTTTGCATTTATTCTTCACTTGGCAGATCAGTATGATCCTCTTTATTCCCAACGATTCTCAATATTCCTGTCTGATTTGAGTGAAAATGAACTCAAACAGATAAATCTTAACAATGAATGGTCagtggaaaaactgaaaaataaattagtaagAAACTCCCAAGACAAGACTGAACTTCACCTTTTCATGTTAAATGGTCTTCCAGACAGTGTCTTTGAACTGACAGAAATAGAAGTTCTAAGCTTGGAACTTATTCCTGAAGCCAAACTTCCTTCAGCTGTGACCCAGCTTGTCAATCTCAAAGAACTCAATGTTTATCATTCATCACTAACGATGGATTATCCAGCAGTCAActttttagaagaaaatctgaaaacttTGCGTTTGAAGTCTAGTGAGATGGGAAGAATTCCATTTTGGGTCTTTCATCTAAAAAACCTACAAGAATTGTGTTTAACAGGATATTTCATGCTAGATCATCACAACTCCATATACAATGACGGCTTTCAGGGGCTAAAAAATCTGAGATCAATTCACTTAAAAAACAACCTTTCCCGTATACCTCAAGTGATTACAGATCTTCTGCCTTCTTTACAACACTTGTCTATCAACAATGAGGGAAATAAACTGATAGTGCTAAATAACCTGAAGAAGCTGGTAAACCTGAGAACCTTGGAACTAATCTGCTGTGATTTAGAGCGCATTCCCCATTCCATTTTTACCCTAAACAATTTGCATGAAATtgacttaaaagaaaataatctcagAACAGTGGAAGAAATAATTAGTTTCCAACATCTTAAGAATCTTTCTTGTTTAAAATTGTGGCACAACAGTATTTCATATGTCCCGGTGCAGATTGGTGCATTATCTAACCTGGAACAGCTGTATCTAAATTATAACAATATTAAGAATGTTCCATTACAGCTATTTCTTTGCAGAAAGTTACACTATTTGGACCTTAGCTATAATAAGCTCACCTCCATCCCTGAAGAAATCGGTTATCTGACCAACCTGCAGTACTTGGCTTTGACAAAAAACCAT aTTGAAATGCTGCCTGATGGATTATTTCAGTGCAAAAAGCTGCAATTTCTTCTTCTGGGAAATAACAGTCTGATGCATTTGTCCCCTTTTGTGGGTCAGCTACTGAATCTTGTCCAGTTAGAGCTCATTGGAAACTATCTGGAATCACTTCCTGCTGAACTGGAAGAATGTCAGCTCTTAAAGCGAAATAACCTAATTGTAGAAGAAAGGTTGTTAAAAACACTTCCACCTCGTGTAAGAGAGCGTTTGCAGGCATGCTCAGATAAGTCCTAA